The Thermodesulfobacteriota bacterium genome segment ACAGCCCAGTCGAAGGGCTATTAGATGCTCCAAGTGACTGAACAGACCATTTGTTTCTGAACTAATACCCCGTAGCATGCTAAAGGGTAATTCCTTCGAGTTAAATTTCATAACTCAATCTGAAGATATAACAACGTGCAAATCTTATTTGATTTCATAGTTCTTAGACAAGTACCTAGACGAATCGCAAGTAAGTATTTAATCAATTCAGGTTCTTTGATTTGGGATAGATTCCAGAAGGGCAATCTTAAGTGCTTGCTGCCCGTGTCTTCTAATCCGCTCTAAAAATTGGTAAAATCTCGAAAGAATGATATTAACCTGCACCAGGAGTATAACTTGACAGTACAGACCTGCATCCACCCTGGGGAACTTCCTCCCTTTTCGAATCAGTCGGTTGTCTTTTTTGCAAATTTGATGTCGATGTTTTTTGGTAATATAGAACAAATGAACCAGCTTAATAGAGAAGTGTCAGGCGCAAATACATACGGCGGTAGACTACTTCCAATTATTAATATTTTGTTTAAAGGCGGGAGAAACCTCCTTATCCTGGAGAAAGAACCTAACGAATCGATCTTAAAATATCAGGAGGAGGTCTTAGAATTAAGCCTTCCGGACTTTATTATAGTTCCAAGGGAATTATATGAAGCAATTAGCCAGGATAATAGAACCAATTTTAATCCTAATGAAATCGAGCGCTGTTTTGCATTTGTTAGAAATTATATTAAGACACTAGATAACGTGAACATTAAGGAATACAGGCACAATAAGATTCCCTCGCTTGTCGTATTACCGAATAAAATAGGCAAGCCTGGGGTACTGCTAGTTTCTCACCTGGATGTAGTGTCTCATGAAGATGCAGAGGTATATAATCCAGAACTCACTGACGGTCGGATATATGGAGCAGGATCCGGGGACATGAAGGGTGCATTGGCTATAATGCTTGAGCTGTTCATCAATTTCCATCGCCTACATCCTGCCATTTCACTGGGACTTGCTGTTACTTCGGATGAAGAACAAGGTGGAAGTTCTGGCATAGGTTATCTCTTTGATGAGGTAGGCCTTCGTTGCGGTACTGCGATAGTTCCTGACGGAGGTTCATTGAACGAAATCACCATTGCTGAAAAGGGAGTAATTCATCTTCATCTTATTTGCCTGGGCCATTCTAGCCATGCTGCTAGGCCATGGCTGGGTGATAATCCGTTAGAGAAATTGTTGGAAAGGGTGGCAAACCTAAAAAGGTATTTCCTCACATTGAAACAAGGCGATGATCATTGGCATCCAACCTGTGCATTAACAAGGGTCGAAACTCCTAACGTAGCAACCAACAGAATCCCTTCTGTCGCAAAGGCCGATCTGGATATCCGATTTCCCCCTCCCTTTACTGTCGATCAGGTCATTTGTGTGAGTACACAAATTTTGGGAACTCATATCGAAAGCAAAGTCATCCTCTCTTCTGAGCCTATGCAGTTTGAGCCTGATACGCTTTTCAAGACAGCAATTGAGGAGGTAACTGGTGAAAGTGTATCCTTCATCCGGGAAGACGGCGCCAGTGATGCCCGTTTTATCCATCAATATGGAATCCCGGTTATTATTTCTCGTCCTATTGTTGGAGAACTTCATTCTGAGAATGAATGGATTGATGTTGATTCAATGATTAAGTTTTATATGATATGTGCACGATATCTCGAACGAAAGCTGCTGACTTAAGAGAAATGAAATTTAAGCAATTCGAACAATCCTTAAAAATTTGAAAATAAATGGCCAAAATTAATATATTAGATTCTTACGAAAAGATAAGATCTATTGGCACTTTAATTGATTTTGTTCAAAAACGAATATATCTTACTAATATTTATTTGATCGCTTCATGCTTTAAACATTGAGAAGTTATAGATGAATTTTATAAGACTATCTCAAGCCTCTTTATTTATTCTTTCTATCATTCTTTTCGTATCAACTCAATTTATCTACTCTAAAGAATTAAAAAAGGGACACGAGCTTCCTATTCAATGGGAGCCTGTAGAGTCTTTAAATAAAGGCCTTCCCAATGGAATCAGGGTTTACAAAGGATACAACAGTATACTTCCGTTACGTGCCTGGTATGTATATATCGATCAGAAAGAGCCCGATATTATAACCAAGGCGGTGGTTTCTGATGACAGGACGGATAATCGTGAAACAGTCTCCAGTTTTGCGAAGGATCTTGGTGCCTGTGTTGTGGTTAATGGTGGGTTTTTCAGAAACGATCTATCCCCATCGGAGCACGTCGGTCTTTTGGTTTCTGGCGGATCGATAATAAAACCGGCCACTAACTCCGTCCTCAGTCATTCTGATCGATACCACACAGCCCGTGCTGCAATTGGGTTTAAAGAAAATGGAGATATCGATATCGCGTGGGTCACGACACACGATAATAAACTCTATGAATGGGCTGAACCTCCTAACCATCGGCCGGGCCAACCGGCTGGTCCGCATAATTATCAGAATGCAAAGGAATGGAAGGTTAGAGATGCGATTGGCGCTGGGCCAGCATTAGTAGTAGATGGGGATATTCGTGTTACTTCAGACGAAGAGGCGTTTTTTGCAAAATCATTCAACCAGGTTAACCCCCGAACAGCCGCAGGTGTCACCGCTGACGGTGCATTAATAGTGTTGGTTGTGGACGGGCGTCAGCCTGATAGTAGGGGAGTAACCCTCCATGAACTTTCAATGCTGATGCATGATTTAGGGGCGGTCGATGCAATTAATCTTGATGGAGGCGGTTCTTCGACACTCGTGGTAAATAATACCTTGGTGAATCGACCGGCAGGCGGAATGTTCGAACGTGAAGTGATGTCTGCAATTGCTACGTTTTGTAGTTCGGACTATAAAGGTAAATAATAGTGGAAATTTCTTCGAATAACCTTATATTTCGGGAGCAATTTCCGCGCTCAGAGCGTTTTCAAATTCACGGAGGAAAGGGTGAGCGGGAATGCGATTTATTGGCTATGGATGCCCGATTCAGGCATGCGGGCATCACAACGAAATGGAGGACTAAAGTCCTCCGCTACATAAAGAATCTTTTAAATGTAGGGGTGACTTTCCCTTGGCCCTTCGGCGTAGTCAGGACTCAGTGCTGAGGGGAGATCAGTCTTCATGCGGGGTTGGAAAACCCCGCCTATCGTTCCGGTGAGCCCTTCGATAAACTCGGCCGTCAGGATTGAAGTGAAAAATAATCCGTTCACGCTGAGCCGGTCGAAATGTAAAATAACAGGTTACGCATGTCCCCGTTTATTTAAATCATTTGTTTATCAAGCGGGATCAACAGAGTCGGAATACCTGATTTGATCATCTTGGACAATGTGATAAAGAATGATTAGATCCTGTTTTCAAGCGATAAACACTCTAAGCATACAAAAGAGCATATCGAATTTGAAATTTGGGGAAATTAACTAGCGCTGTATTTTATATCCTGCCTTTTCTCTGTCCCAGGTGTCTTTTGTGATACCCTTATCTCTGAGTTTGTTTTTTTGTACTCTTTGGGTACCGGTCATAGGTAGTGATTTCTCAAAACGTATAAATCTGGGAATCATGAAGTGAGGCATTTTGGGTTCTAGAAATTTTAGAAGTTTAATGGGATTGATTTTCTTACCCTTCTTGGGAACAACGACGATCATTAATTCATCCTCAGCGAATCTTCCAGTTTCAGCCTTTATCCCGATAGCTGCGGATTCTTCAACATCAGGGTGAGAGCTTACTATCTTCTCGACTTCGAATGAGCTTATGTTCTCTCCCCTTCTACGAATGTAATCCTTTACTCTGTCGACGAAATAGATATAGCCATCTTTGTCCATCCTTCCCGCATCGCCCGTATGAAACCAGAAGTTGCGAAAGTCCTGGACAGTCTTTTCAGCCATCTTATGGTAATAGTGCAGCATTATGTTTGGTATCCTGGGGCGAACTACTATCTCTCCGACCTGTCCCCTTGGAACTTCCTCATCAGTTTCCGGATTAGTTATTTTGATCTCATAACCCGGTGCCTCCTTTCCACATGATCCAACCCTGAAGGGCTCCCCAGGTCGCATCCAGGTACATTGACCGATTTCGGTAAGTCCATAACCTTCCATAAATTTAATGTTAAATCTGTCCATAAAATCTACGATGATGTCATGAGGTGCAGGCGAGCCCAGAACTAAATTGACTTTATGCTCCTTCTCTTCAGGCACTGGAGGTGTGTTCCACATGAAGTAGGACATCGTGCCTACAATGTTAAATTTGGTTACTCCGTGGTCTTTAATCCATTTCCAGAACTGGCTTGCGCTGTATTTCTCCTCAACTACCACTCTGGCTCCTTTAATCAGGGCTGGATACACTGTCATTACCATTGCATTTGAATGAAAGAGTGGCAGGCATGTAAAACAGACATCGTCGGGACCAACGTCCATGATTTCAGCATAGTTTCGGGCACTGCTGTAATCCGCTGCACACGGTCTCATGACGCCCTTTGATCTACCGGTTGTCCCGGATGTGTACATCAACCTGGCAAAATCCATGAATGTAACTTCGACTCCCGGCTCGGAACTCTTCTGGGAATCGATGAACTTTGTGTATGAAACCATTTTGCCGAAGTTGAATCCGTGCCTATCGAATTCTTGACTTCCTCCTCTAGTCCATACGATTACGTTTTCTACTTTAGAAATCTTCTTTGCAATCGGGGGCATCCTGTCAAGATATTCTTCAGCTATGAACAATACCTTTGAGTCGGAGCTATCGATTATGTATTGAAGAAAATCCATCTTGTAAGCCGTATTTATCGGTACCATTACAGCTCCAGTCTTCAGGATACCGAACCAGACAATCACATAATCAGCCGAGTTAGGCATATAGACAGCAACTTTATCTCCCTTTTGCACTCCTAGTTTTATTAAGCCGTTTGCGATCTTATTTGCTAACTGGTTTGTTTGATAGAAGCTGAGTGGTTTTCTGTATCCGAACTGTAGGAATGGTTTTTTACCAAGCCTTTTGGCGTGTTCTCGTAATATGTTTGGCAGTACCCATTTTGATCTGTCCTCTTTTAAATACCATTCCACGTCAAACTTTCTTTTTCTTCTATAGACTATTGGATGATTTAGGTCAAAAGCCTTTTTCTGCTTGGTCTTTGTTGCCATTTTTCTTTCCCCCACCTTGATCCTCCTCCTCCTTCGATTTCACTCAGGACGGGCTCCAGCGAAGGAGGAAAGTGTCAAGTTATTTCTTATATAAAAGCCTTTCTTGTTGGTATCGCCAAAACCTGCTCCAACGTCAATACCCTGAGATATCTCTTCCCGTTTTCCTCATATATCTGGTCTATCCCTCCAAACTTCGCTGCCTCAAGTGCGTTCATGCCGGCGTCAGTGACATATTTTTCACCGATGAGATTTATGGTTATCACACCTATGTCGTCTCTTCCAACTATAGAGGTAGTATCTAGTATTTCAAACTTCGATCTAATTTTTTCATGTTCATCCTCTTCACCGTGTGCATAAAGCAGTTTAACTATATCCGCGGGGTAGGTGGGGGCGTTATGGGCACCACTATTCATACCCAAATGATATGCGAGAGGAAAGTGTCTGCTTACTTCACCTTCTGCCATTGCTTTCACTGCTCCACCGTATCCGATGAAAGTGGACGCAGGATTATGATGCACAGCGGCATCGTTAAGGGTTGCAATCTGAAGCCAGCTAAAATCTACAAGATTTATTTCCCCTTCAGATGTTCCTTTATAAATGTCTCCAATTCTGAAATCTTCGAAAGTCTTACCATTATCACCTAGCAAATCCTTAGGCAGCTCATGGTATTCGTTGGGTAAGACAGCACTGTCTAAGTTGATTTTATCGGGTTGGGGTTTAATAGTATTTGACTGTGGGTAGGTTTTACCGTGTTTCCCTCTCACGAGTACTTGTCTTACGTATTCGACGACACTTACTCCAAGTTGGTTGTATACATTTGTTTTCACCTGGACAGAGCCGTTTGTTGCCCCATCCTTTCTGAATTGTTTACCCAAGACGTCAGATCTGGCAAATACAACGTCACCTTCGTAAACGGGTGCACCGAATCTCAAGTCGCTGTATGAGAGATTTGCTATGGCGTTGAATGAAATGTCGTGTACGCTCAAGCCAAAGCCAGCGTTAAATATGAAACCCTGACTTACCAACGCAGGTTTTTGTATTCCGTATTTTTCATGTTTACGTGTCGAATCAGGGTCTTTGTATTCAAGGTGGTAACACAAATTGGAATTTGCACCTAGTAATAGTCCGTCATTGTATTTTTTTATGTACTCCCTGTTCCTAAGTGGCGTTATTTGAATAGCACCGTGATGATAAACATCTCCCTCATCAAAATCTCCAACAAATCTTGAAGATACCAGCTCGGATCGTAACAAGAAAATCCCCTCTTTATTTTGTAAAAAAGCTTAAATATTACCCAAAATCAAATGGCTAGCAACTTTGATGTTTGTCTTTGCAAATTCGGGTTAAACTATTGTGTCGGCTTCAGACTCTGATACCTTCTCCCTTTTCTTCCCGAAGATCCATGCTACTAAAATTCCAAGTTCATAAAAAACGAGAAGGGGCACGAACATGAACATCATAGAAATAGCATCAGTCGTCGGCGTAAGAATCGCCGCTATAACGGCTCCTGCGAGGATTGCATATTTTCTTTTTTCCCTTAGAAGCTTGCTGTTAACAATCCCAAGTCTTGAAAGGACAAATACTACGAGAGGAAATTCGAAAACCAATCCGAAACCAATTATTAATGACATGAAAAAGGAAAGGGCCTCGCTAATTGAAGGAAACGCCTTCACGTACTCGGATGAATATTCTCCAAGAAGGAATTTGAACGCCGGAGGAGATGCAATGAAATAGCAAAAACTTCCACCTATCAGAAATAATATAGTACCAAATAGAATAAAAGGTATGACTATCTGCTTTTCTTCCCTGTAAAGGGCTGGAGCGACAAACTTCCATATCTGGTAGAGAATGAATGGAAATGCTGCAACCATCGCAGCGAAAAAGGAAACCTTGAGGTAGGTAATGAAACCCTCGGCGGGTCTAGTAAAAATGAGTGAGCTTCCTTCGGGTAGATTTTTTATTATTGGTAACATTAAGAAGTCAAATACTTTCTCAGAGAAGGCATACGCGGGAATAAAGAAAACGACAATTGATAGAAGTGACCACAGTATCCGCTTTCTTAGTTCACCGAGGTGTTCAAGAAAACTCATTTTCGCTTCGTCATTCATAGACGACCTAAATCTTAACTCAATTCGAATGTTTAAACAATTTAGACGACTTTCTGTATAATTGGTGTTACTAATCCAGACAAATTGACAAAACTCCCCACTAACTTATATTTTAATCCAGTTTAGATGATGCATGTTTTTTATCGGTGGAGGAAGGTTTGAAGATATTAATCACAGATGGTATTGCTGAGGAAGGGTTGAAACTTTTTAAATCACAACCCGGACTAGAAATCGATGTGAGGAAGGGTATGTCCCCAGATGAATTAAGGAATATTATTGGTAACTATGATTCGATAATAGTAAGAAGCGCAACAAATGTCACATCAGACATTATTGATGCCGCTGGAAGTAAACTTCGTTTAATTGGTCGCGCAGGCATAGGTGTGGATAATGTGGATGTAGCCAGCGCCACGAAAAAGGGCATTATAGTTATGAATACGCCCGAGGCGAATGCAATTACCACCGCAGAGCACACGATTGCCTTGATGCTGTCTATTGCACGTAGAGTGCCTCAGGCTCATATTTCAGTGAAAACGGGATTGTGGGAGAGAAGTAAATTTAAGGGGAGGGAGATTTTCGGAAAGACCCTTGGTTTAATTGGCCTTGGTAATATCGGGAGACTCGTTGCCGAAAGGGCTATTGGGCTAAAGATGAAGGTATTGGCCTATGATCCCTTCCTATCACCTGAAGCTGTTGCTAAGCTTGGAGTTGAACTTGTATCTTTTGATGAATTGATAGAAAGCTCGGATATCATATCAGTTCATACTCCGCTCACAAATGAAACGAAAAACCTCCTTTCAAAAAAAGCATTTGAGCGCATGAAAAGGGGGGTGATTTTAGTTAACTGTGCTCGTGGTGGAATTGTTAATGAGGATGATCTCTGCGATGCGATTAAATCGGGAATTGTTTCCGGAGCTGCATTAGACGTTTTTGAAAAGGAACCACCTGATAAGGAAAATCCCCTTTTAGCTCTTAACGGTGATTTGGTTTTAACTCCCCACCTCGGTGCTTCAACTGAAGAGGCACAGACCAAGGTTTCTGTTGCGATAGCGGAACAAATTATAGACTATCATTTGAATGGTGTTGTCAGAAATGCTGTTAATATGCCTTCGATAAGCCTGGAGCTTCTCAAGGTTATGAAGCCTTATATTACACTCGCGGAAAAGCTAGGAAGTCTTCAGGGACAGCTTTGTAAGGGTGCGGTCGAAGAAATTCGAATTCTATACGACGGAGAAGTTTCAGGGTTTGATGTTGAGACACTTACAATTGCTGCACTAAAGGGATTTCTTTCTCCAATGATGGATATTGTTGTAAGCTATGTTAATGCTCCGATTCTTGCTAAGGAGAGGGGAATTAAGGTAATTGAGTCAAAGTCCTCAAGGTCACGGGATTTTACAAGCTTGGTTACTATGAGAGTGAAGACAAACATGGGCGAGAATCAAGTTTCTGGAACTATCTTTGGTCTCGAAGAGCCAAGATTTGTTAAGATCAATGGGTTCCCAATCGACGTAATCCCTCAGGGATTCCTTTTAATCAGTGAGAATTATGATAAGCCCGGATTTATAGGGGCCATGGGTACACTTCTGGGGAACAGAGGTGTTAATATTGGCCAGATGCATCTTGGCCGCGAAAGTATCGGCGGCAGGGCTATTTGTTTTATTAATATAGACTCACCAGTTTCTGACGACGTAATACAGGAAATACATAAACTGCCATACATAATTTCAGTAACACAGGTAAGTTTTTAGATGGTTAACCGACTTAGCCTCCCACAAGGGGTGAAGGATTTTACGCCTCAAAAAGCAGAGGAAATAAGGAGAGTTGAAGAAGTTCTAATGGCGGAATTTGCCCGCTGGGGGTATAGAAGGGTAGTTACTCCTCTATTTGAATATCTTGAAGCGATCACGGTCGGTCTGGGGGATGAATTAAAGCAAAAAATAATGAAGTTCGTTGATCCTTCAACCGGTGACGTTGTTGCTCTCAGGCCCGATATAACGCCCCAGGTAGGCAGGATTGTGGCAACACAATTAAGGAACCACCGAGAACCTCTAAGACTTTGTTACAATGGAAGGGTGGTCAGGTTTGAAGAAAAGGGGAGTGGCAAGGAAAGAGAAGTTTTTCAGGTTGGTTGCGAACTCATTGGGTCTTCTTCTCCGGAGGCAGATTCTGAAATAATCGCCCTTGCCGTCAAGTCCTTGATTAAGGCAGGATCGAAAGAACTTGTGTTAGATATTGGTCATACTGGACTCTTGAGATACCTGCTTTCAAAGACTGGGAATCTTCGAGTGGTGATAGAGGAAGCGCTAAAGAAGAAGGATTATGAACAGCTTGTGAATGCAGTTAAACATGCGAAAACTTCTAGGGGAATCAAAAAGGCTCTACTTGCACTGCCTGAGCTGTACGGCGGTAGGGATATTCTTATAAAGGCTAAGAGTATTGGATTACTAAAAAAATATGTATATGAGCTCGAGGATGTTCTTTATGTGCTTGACGAGTTTGGGTTAGATTGTAAGGTGAATATCGATCTTGGTGAGTT includes the following:
- the hisZ gene encoding ATP phosphoribosyltransferase regulatory subunit, whose product is MVNRLSLPQGVKDFTPQKAEEIRRVEEVLMAEFARWGYRRVVTPLFEYLEAITVGLGDELKQKIMKFVDPSTGDVVALRPDITPQVGRIVATQLRNHREPLRLCYNGRVVRFEEKGSGKEREVFQVGCELIGSSSPEADSEIIALAVKSLIKAGSKELVLDIGHTGLLRYLLSKTGNLRVVIEEALKKKDYEQLVNAVKHAKTSRGIKKALLALPELYGGRDILIKAKSIGLLKKYVYELEDVLYVLDEFGLDCKVNIDLGELRGFNYYTGVTFEIISPHISSALLRGGRYDDLIGRYGFDTPATGFAIDIESLLSITKPHLEDNQVHFVIIPKNLRLRREAIRLAEWLRSSGFKVILDLKADVGLKKFRMKENKTSNSYGVIFLETPKRIKLVESRSGVSREFSNLEELLKGGI
- a CDS encoding M20/M25/M40 family metallo-hydrolase, whose amino-acid sequence is MFFGNIEQMNQLNREVSGANTYGGRLLPIINILFKGGRNLLILEKEPNESILKYQEEVLELSLPDFIIVPRELYEAISQDNRTNFNPNEIERCFAFVRNYIKTLDNVNIKEYRHNKIPSLVVLPNKIGKPGVLLVSHLDVVSHEDAEVYNPELTDGRIYGAGSGDMKGALAIMLELFINFHRLHPAISLGLAVTSDEEQGGSSGIGYLFDEVGLRCGTAIVPDGGSLNEITIAEKGVIHLHLICLGHSSHAARPWLGDNPLEKLLERVANLKRYFLTLKQGDDHWHPTCALTRVETPNVATNRIPSVAKADLDIRFPPPFTVDQVICVSTQILGTHIESKVILSSEPMQFEPDTLFKTAIEEVTGESVSFIREDGASDARFIHQYGIPVIISRPIVGELHSENEWIDVDSMIKFYMICARYLERKLLT
- the serA gene encoding phosphoglycerate dehydrogenase encodes the protein MKILITDGIAEEGLKLFKSQPGLEIDVRKGMSPDELRNIIGNYDSIIVRSATNVTSDIIDAAGSKLRLIGRAGIGVDNVDVASATKKGIIVMNTPEANAITTAEHTIALMLSIARRVPQAHISVKTGLWERSKFKGREIFGKTLGLIGLGNIGRLVAERAIGLKMKVLAYDPFLSPEAVAKLGVELVSFDELIESSDIISVHTPLTNETKNLLSKKAFERMKRGVILVNCARGGIVNEDDLCDAIKSGIVSGAALDVFEKEPPDKENPLLALNGDLVLTPHLGASTEEAQTKVSVAIAEQIIDYHLNGVVRNAVNMPSISLELLKVMKPYITLAEKLGSLQGQLCKGAVEEIRILYDGEVSGFDVETLTIAALKGFLSPMMDIVVSYVNAPILAKERGIKVIESKSSRSRDFTSLVTMRVKTNMGENQVSGTIFGLEEPRFVKINGFPIDVIPQGFLLISENYDKPGFIGAMGTLLGNRGVNIGQMHLGRESIGGRAICFINIDSPVSDDVIQEIHKLPYIISVTQVSF
- a CDS encoding phosphodiester glycosidase family protein translates to MNFIRLSQASLFILSIILFVSTQFIYSKELKKGHELPIQWEPVESLNKGLPNGIRVYKGYNSILPLRAWYVYIDQKEPDIITKAVVSDDRTDNRETVSSFAKDLGACVVVNGGFFRNDLSPSEHVGLLVSGGSIIKPATNSVLSHSDRYHTARAAIGFKENGDIDIAWVTTHDNKLYEWAEPPNHRPGQPAGPHNYQNAKEWKVRDAIGAGPALVVDGDIRVTSDEEAFFAKSFNQVNPRTAAGVTADGALIVLVVDGRQPDSRGVTLHELSMLMHDLGAVDAINLDGGGSSTLVVNNTLVNRPAGGMFEREVMSAIATFCSSDYKGK
- the tatC gene encoding twin-arginine translocase subunit TatC; the encoded protein is MNDEAKMSFLEHLGELRKRILWSLLSIVVFFIPAYAFSEKVFDFLMLPIIKNLPEGSSLIFTRPAEGFITYLKVSFFAAMVAAFPFILYQIWKFVAPALYREEKQIVIPFILFGTILFLIGGSFCYFIASPPAFKFLLGEYSSEYVKAFPSISEALSFFMSLIIGFGLVFEFPLVVFVLSRLGIVNSKLLREKRKYAILAGAVIAAILTPTTDAISMMFMFVPLLVFYELGILVAWIFGKKREKVSESEADTIV
- a CDS encoding AMP-binding protein, producing MATKTKQKKAFDLNHPIVYRRKRKFDVEWYLKEDRSKWVLPNILREHAKRLGKKPFLQFGYRKPLSFYQTNQLANKIANGLIKLGVQKGDKVAVYMPNSADYVIVWFGILKTGAVMVPINTAYKMDFLQYIIDSSDSKVLFIAEEYLDRMPPIAKKISKVENVIVWTRGGSQEFDRHGFNFGKMVSYTKFIDSQKSSEPGVEVTFMDFARLMYTSGTTGRSKGVMRPCAADYSSARNYAEIMDVGPDDVCFTCLPLFHSNAMVMTVYPALIKGARVVVEEKYSASQFWKWIKDHGVTKFNIVGTMSYFMWNTPPVPEEKEHKVNLVLGSPAPHDIIVDFMDRFNIKFMEGYGLTEIGQCTWMRPGEPFRVGSCGKEAPGYEIKITNPETDEEVPRGQVGEIVVRPRIPNIMLHYYHKMAEKTVQDFRNFWFHTGDAGRMDKDGYIYFVDRVKDYIRRRGENISSFEVEKIVSSHPDVEESAAIGIKAETGRFAEDELMIVVVPKKGKKINPIKLLKFLEPKMPHFMIPRFIRFEKSLPMTGTQRVQKNKLRDKGITKDTWDREKAGYKIQR